The Euleptes europaea isolate rEulEur1 chromosome 19, rEulEur1.hap1, whole genome shotgun sequence genome includes a window with the following:
- the XAF1 gene encoding XIAP-associated factor 1, with protein MKVKEEPREEMAEERKLCKNCKHEVAAANFSLHEAHCVRFLAICPKCDEPIALKDMKEHFANAHKEVRCTLCHQLTQQYLLERHESEECPERSVRCQFCELDLPDHKLQAHLNTCGSRTTPCWHCGKYVMYKALKEHKVVCQAREQERGRDSRANLCQHCRSWFPDEKFLQHLNECNPLPQLLGALSTHSPKDSGSPESPTSTALSEAVEGGARPKKKELSSVGRPLLKPPKSKKLAFVTTLASAPPQALEDSLYDTLATCSHCNILLPSPTLQKHEKKCQRKASLQALRRSPRLMAKGEESM; from the exons ATGAAAGTGAAAGAGGAGCCGAGGGAAGAGATGGCAGAGGAGAGAAAGCTCTGCAAAAACTG CAAGCACGAGGTGGCGGCTGCCAACTTCTCCCTCCATGAGGCTCACTGTGTGCGTTTTCTTGCCATCTGCCCCAAGTGTGATGAACCCATTGCGTTGAAGGACATGAAGGAGCACTTTGCCAATGCCCACAAGGAG GTCAGATGCACGCTCTGCCATCAGCTGACACAGCAGTACCTACTGGAACGCCATGAG TCTGAGGAATGCCCCGAGCGGTCAGTCCGGTGTCAGTTCTGCGAACTGGACCTCCCCGACCACAAGCTGCAGGCTCACCTGAATACCTGCGGCAGCCGGACCACGCCGTGCTGGCACTGCGGCAAGTACGTCATGTACAAAGCTTTGAAGGAGCACAAAGTCGTGTGCCAGGCGAGAGAGCAAGAGAGGGGCCGCG ACTCCAGGGCCAACTTGTGCCAACACTGCCGTAGCTGGTTCCCCGATGAGAAATTTCTCCAGCACCTG AACGAGTGCAACCCTCTTCCTCAGCTTCTGGGAGCCCTCTCCACTCACTCCCCCAAGGACTCTGGCTCTCCTGAGTCTCCCACTTCTACTGCTCTGAGCGAGGCCGTGGAGGGAGGTGCCCGCCCCAAGAAGAAGGAGCTGTCTTCTGTCGGAAGGCCCTTGCTCAAGCCTCCGAAGAGCAAAAAGCTGGCCTTCGTGACCACTCTGGCCTCCGCCCCGCCCCAGGCCCTGGAGGATTCCCTTTACGACACGCTGGCGACTTGTTCTCACTGCAACATCCTCCTGCCCAGCCCAACTCTGCAGAAACACgag